Below is a window of Leisingera sp. S132 DNA.
TGACTGCCCTTCTGCTGCGGTCTGTATTCATCTGCCCTGCTGACGCTCCCCTGCCGGAAAGCTGGCGCCGCGTGTTTCACCGCGTTAAGGCTTCGTTAAGCAGTGAAGCCCTGCATTGGGGCAGCAATGGGGCGGGCTTGCGGTTTTGCCGCGGCGGGCCTTGGACACCGGCGCAAGACGCCCTTTTGCCTTGCTCTTTCGGCGCCAGCCTGTATAGGAGGCCCTGCTTCCGCGACTTCTTCGATCCGCGCAGCCTCTCGTGACCTGGCAGCGGAAGCAGCACATGCCCGGTCTATGAAATGCGCCTAGACACAAACAGGAGTTCGCATGCCACTCTATGAGCATGTCATGATTGCGCGTCAGGACCTGTCCAACTCGCAAGCTGAAGGCCTCATCGAACATTTCGGTGCTGTTCTGTCCGACAACGGCGGCAAGCTGGTCGAGCAGGAGTACTGGGGCGTCAAGACGATGGCCTACAAGATCAACAAGAACCGCAAGGGCCACTATGCCTTCCTGAAGACCGACGCCCCGTCGGCCGCCGTTCAGGAAATGGAGCGCCTGATGCGTCTGCATGATGACGTGATGCGCGTCCTGACCATCAAGGTCGACGAGCACGCCGAGGGCCCCTCGGTCCAGATGCAGAAGCGCGACGAACGCGGCGAACGCCGTGAGCGCCGCTGATCAACGCTTGAGAAAAGGACGCTAAATCATGGCAGCCAAACCGTTTTTCCGCCGCCGCAAGGTTTGCCCGTTCTCGGGCGACAACGCGCCGAAGATCGACTACAAAGACACCCGTCTGCTGCAGCGCTACATCTCTGAGCGCGGCAAGATCGTGCCTTCGCGCATCACCGCCGTTTCGGCAAAGAAGCAGCGTGAGCTGGCCCGTGCTATCAAGCGCGCCCGCTTCCTCGCCCTGCTGCCCTACGCCGTGAAGTAAGGAGATAAGCAGATGCAAGTTATCCTTCTTGAGCGCGTTGCAAAGCTGGGCCAGATGGGCGACGTCGTTGACGTGAAGCCCGGGTTCGCCCGCAACTTCCTGCTGCCGCAGGGCAAGGCAAAAACCGCCTCCGAGTCCAACATCGCCGCCTTCGAGGCCCAGAAAGCGCAGCTGGAAGCGCGCAACCTGGAAACCAAGAAAGAGGCCGAGGCTCTGGCAGAGAAGCTGGACGGCCAGCAGTTCATCGTGATTCGCTCCGCATCGGACGCGGGCGCGC
It encodes the following:
- the rpsF gene encoding 30S ribosomal protein S6, producing the protein MPLYEHVMIARQDLSNSQAEGLIEHFGAVLSDNGGKLVEQEYWGVKTMAYKINKNRKGHYAFLKTDAPSAAVQEMERLMRLHDDVMRVLTIKVDEHAEGPSVQMQKRDERGERRERR
- the rpsR gene encoding 30S ribosomal protein S18, which encodes MAAKPFFRRRKVCPFSGDNAPKIDYKDTRLLQRYISERGKIVPSRITAVSAKKQRELARAIKRARFLALLPYAVK